A window from Cryptomeria japonica chromosome 1, Sugi_1.0, whole genome shotgun sequence encodes these proteins:
- the LOC131039776 gene encoding uncharacterized protein LOC131039776 has product MAGLLKKRCREDEAPLTSPKRSRAETEKLIFELLEEEEKCTASEEVVNGIMRSLEEEIGLTSCSTSYDSSSGSKRDESVSSDMTSRYGDSGEINLDYLLEASDDELGIPLQNSEEDHNLFSSSSKEEFLNPCFGSAENQEFKGFVDNWFFEDDLEDYRQFAVFDDAAAFDLARSEHLVTEIPEISSRLY; this is encoded by the coding sequence ATGGCCGGCCTGCTAAAGAAACGGTGCCGCGAGGATGAGGCTCCGCTGACTTCTCCAAAACGTTCCCGGGCTGAGACGGAGAAATTGATCTTTGAGTTActggaagaggaagaaaaatgcACTGCAAGTGAGGAAGTTGTTAACGGGATTATGAGAAGTCTGGAGGAGGAAATCGGGCTAACTTCTTGCTCGACTTCTTATGACAGCTCTTCTGGATCAAAGAGGGATGAATCTGTGTCTTCTGATATGACCAGCCGCTATGGAGACTCTGGCGAAATTAATCTGGATTACCTGTTAGAGGCTTCCGACGATGAGCTTGGTATTCCTCTACAGAATTCAGAGGAGGATCataatttattttcttcttcttcaaaagaGGAGTTTTTAAATCCTTGTTTCGGCTCTGCCGAAAACCAGGAATTTAAGGGCTTTGTTGATAACTGGTTTTTTGAGGATGATTTGGAGGATTACAGGCAGTTTGCAGTTTTCGACGATGCTGCTGCCTTCGATCTTGCCAGATCAGAGCATTTAGTGACGGAAATACCTGAAATTTCCAGTCGTTTGTATTGA